From the genome of Patescibacteria group bacterium, one region includes:
- a CDS encoding NAD(P)-dependent oxidoreductase translates to MKKIFCLLSEKLPDERKQKMVDFLKDHASSLGLPFQIDLFVNQTIDQYKDYHYAIAFFPPANILKQFPSLEFVISLNAGVNDVIQELQSKIPLSRVIYQPALDRMKEHILYCILDYTLLMSRHRKNQELKIWDRSKPYSIANDNIGIMGLGRVGQGIAETLIKLGKKVQGFSKTTKSFVNKSFTINNFSEFLSTTNILINALPLNSETEGILNAQTMSLLPDQSCIINVGRGGHIIEDDLLKILKTDKLNKVYLDVFGNEPLPEEHPFWSHPKIFLTPHISGIFDVLDVLKPAIDQIKEFYENGRVINAPKY, encoded by the coding sequence ATGAAAAAAATATTCTGTCTCTTAAGTGAAAAATTACCAGACGAAAGAAAACAAAAAATGGTTGATTTTCTAAAAGACCATGCTTCGTCATTGGGATTACCCTTCCAAATAGACTTATTCGTCAATCAAACAATAGATCAATATAAAGATTATCACTACGCAATTGCTTTTTTTCCACCAGCAAATATTTTAAAGCAATTTCCCTCCTTAGAATTTGTCATTTCTTTAAATGCTGGAGTAAATGATGTTATCCAGGAGCTACAATCTAAAATACCGCTTAGTAGAGTGATTTATCAACCGGCATTAGATCGCATGAAAGAGCACATCCTATATTGTATTCTTGACTATACCTTGTTAATGAGTCGACATCGAAAAAATCAAGAACTAAAAATATGGGATAGATCAAAACCTTACTCTATAGCAAATGACAATATTGGAATTATGGGGTTAGGACGGGTGGGTCAAGGAATAGCTGAAACTTTAATCAAATTGGGTAAAAAAGTTCAGGGATTTTCAAAAACTACGAAAAGCTTTGTTAATAAATCATTTACTATTAATAATTTTTCTGAGTTCTTATCAACGACTAACATATTAATCAATGCGCTACCGCTTAACTCGGAAACTGAAGGTATATTAAACGCACAGACTATGAGTTTATTGCCAGATCAAAGTTGCATTATCAATGTAGGCCGTGGGGGACATATCATTGAGGACGATTTGTTAAAAATTTTAAAAACTGACAAGCTAAACAAAGTTTATTTAGATGTATTTGGTAATGAACCATTGCCAGAAGAGCACCCATTCTGGAGTCATCCAAAAATATTTTTAACTCCGCATATTTCTGGCATATTTGATGTGCTGGATGTTTTAAAACCGGCCATAGATCAGATAAAAGAGTTTTATGAGAATGGCAGGGTTATTAATGCACCAAAATATTAG